From a region of the Helianthus annuus cultivar XRQ/B chromosome 5, HanXRQr2.0-SUNRISE, whole genome shotgun sequence genome:
- the LOC110943292 gene encoding protein FAR1-RELATED SEQUENCE 5-like: MEFSSIEQAYVFYQTYAKKAGFFARKGGEHHSGGIIKTKYFVCSKEGHKPQAFDDPFSKLAKSYKSRNRPTIRTGCKAQIKLCSMDWVLYKVDKFVQVHNHSFVCPKDIHLLPAYRHLSETQEEMIWELGTLYLGPVKAFNIMRQRYRGFENVGATIDDCKNFRARIHSYIEEYDTNMVINRLTDKKQFMVDYSFVHSVDENKCLTGLFWADGLCKRNYAEFGDVISFDATFKTNKYKMVFVPFIGIDNHCRNVTLRAGLLASESIESYKWLLQSFLDSFGKQPKVVVTDQDPAMKQAIEAVFDKSRHKLYMWHIMKKVADKVGHELCNNPDFKRRMCDIVWTDSIAPETFEREWKLIMIEFGLTENKWIDDMFGMRSSWIPAYYRHEPMSGLMRTTSRSESENHFFCQVANSQLTLVEFFNHFDGAMDVQRFNHRKNDHISRNTTPDY; this comes from the exons ATGGAATTTAGTTCCATTGAGCAAGCATATGTTTTTTATCAGACAtatgccaagaaggcagggtTCTTTGCTCGAAAAGGAGGTGAACATCATAGTGGTGGTATTATCAAGACTAAATACTTTGTGTGTTCCAAGGAGGGGCATAAACCACAGGCTTTTGATGATCCTTTTTCGAAGTTGGCTAAGTCGTATAAAAGTAGGAATAGACCGACTATTCGAACCGGGTGTAAAGCACAAATTAAGCTTTGTTCGATGGACTGGGTGTTGTATAAGGTTGATAAGTTTGTTCAAGTGCATAATCATTCATTTGTGTGCCCCAAAGATATTCATTTATTACCGGCTTATAGGCATCTTTCCGAAACACAAGAAGAGATGATATGGGAGCTTGGTACTTTATATCTTGGGCCAGTGAAAGCCTTTAATATAATGAGACAAAGATACAGAGGTTTTGAAAATGTTGGCGCAACTATTGACGACTGCAAGAATTTTAGAGCTAGGATACATAGCTATATAGAAGAGTATGATACAAATATGGTTATCAATAGGTTAACCGATAAAAAGCAGTTTATGGTTGATTATTCATTTGTACATTCAGTCGATGAAAACAAGTGTTTAACTGGCCTGTTCTGGGCCGATGGTTTGTGCAAACGTAACTATGCTGAGTTTGGAGATGTCATATCCTTTGATGCTACGTTCAAAACCAACAA GTATAAAATGGTTTTTGTACCATTTATTGGTATTGATAACCATTGTCGGAATGTGACGCTTAGAGCCGGGTTACTAGCATCCGAAAGCATTGAATCATACAAATGGCTCTTACAATCATTTTTGGACTCATTTGGTAAGCAGCCGAAGGTGGTCGTCACTGATCAGGACCCGGCGATGAAACAAGCTATTGAGGCTGTGTTCGATAAGAGTAGGCACAAATTATatatgtggcacataatgaagaAAGTTGCCGATAAG GTGGGACATGAGTTGTGTAACAATCCAGATTTCAAGAGGCGTATGTGTGACATTGTGTGGACTGATTCGATTGCGCCAGAAACGTTTGAGAGAGAATGGAAACTGATAATGATTGAATTCGGTCTAACCGAGAATAAATGGATTGACGATATGTTTGGCATGAGATCTTCGTGGATACCAGCGTACTATCGTCATGAGCCTATGTCTGGGCTCATGCGGACCACCTCCAGATCAGAGAGCGAAAACCATTTTTTCTGTCAGGTGGCGAATTCTCAACTTACCCTTGTTGAGTTTTTTAACCATTTTGATGGTGCAATGGACGTGCAAAGATTCAACCATCGGAAAAATGACCATATTTCTAGAAATACAACCCCAGATTACTGA